From the Candidatus Bathyarchaeota archaeon A05DMB-5 genome, one window contains:
- a CDS encoding translation initiation factor IF-5A: MSKPVDVGSLRVGGYMIVDNEPCRIVDITKSKPGKHGSAKARIVAIGVFDGVKRSIVKPVDANAEVPIIEKRSGQVYAVTPSSIQIMDLETYEYFDAPYPEEEELKAKIAAGVEIEYWRILGKIKIVRTK, encoded by the coding sequence ATGAGCAAACCAGTTGATGTTGGAAGCTTGCGTGTAGGCGGATACATGATTGTCGATAACGAACCATGCCGAATAGTCGATATAACCAAATCAAAACCTGGAAAACATGGTTCTGCCAAAGCAAGAATCGTAGCCATTGGCGTTTTTGACGGCGTAAAAAGGAGCATTGTAAAACCTGTGGACGCCAACGCTGAAGTTCCAATAATTGAAAAACGCAGTGGACAAGTTTACGCTGTTACTCCTTCAAGCATTCAAATAATGGACTTGGAAACCTACGAGTATTTTGATGCTCCTTATCCTGAAGAGGAAGAGTTGAAGGCGAAAATTGCTGCTGGCGTTGAAATCGAGTATTGGCGGATACTGGGCAAAATCAAAATAGTAAGAACAAAATAA
- a CDS encoding GNAT family N-acetyltransferase, which produces MYESLSDDAVRWGMPPYNRERLERGWFSNLQNIIALIALHEDNIVGHAQIFKNPNARRKGTGDLVMYLHQNFHNMGLGTAMLARLMKLAKDEGLHRVSLHVVADNKIAVHLYQKFGFKIEGIMKDAYFGEDGKYHDELVMGLLLN; this is translated from the coding sequence ATGTACGAATCTCTTTCGGACGATGCTGTACGTTGGGGAATGCCACCTTACAATAGGGAAAGACTTGAAAGGGGCTGGTTTAGTAATCTTCAAAATATTATAGCCTTAATCGCTTTACATGAGGATAACATTGTTGGGCATGCACAGATTTTCAAGAATCCTAATGCACGAAGAAAAGGAACAGGTGATTTGGTAATGTATCTTCACCAAAACTTTCATAACATGGGATTAGGAACCGCAATGCTTGCTAGGCTCATGAAACTTGCGAAAGATGAAGGATTGCACCGAGTAAGTTTACATGTTGTCGCTGATAACAAAATCGCTGTTCATCTCTATCAGAAGTTTGGCTTCAAAATTGAAGGAATAATGAAGGATGCATACTTTGGCGAAGACGGTAAATATCATGATGAACTGGTGATGGGTTTGTTACTTAATTAA
- the ffh gene encoding signal recognition particle protein — protein MALERLGSTLYEALKKVFKASIVDEATVKELVRDIQRALLQADVNVKLVLDISKRIEERALKEKVPPGISRREHVIKVVYEELTRFLGEKPAPITVEPGKRNVIMLVGIQGSGKTTVAAKLARYYQKRGLKPALICVDTYRPGAYAQLQQLANRINVPLYGDPKAKDPVKIALDGLKQFNDKEIVIIDTAGRHKEEQELIKEMKMLEKNIKPDEIVLVIDGTIGQQATVQAKAFNEATPIGSIIVTKLDGSARGGGALSAVAATGAPIKFISTGEKVEDIEAFIPSRFVGRLLGMGDLETLLEKVREAEIKVPEKKAKAILSGKFTLTDMYEQFEAMKGMGTFRKLLKMVPGMSYDIPEDMLNTAEDRLEKWRVMIQSMTPEEKDNPKIFNASRIKRVARGSGTSEKEVKELLKQYVMMRKMLKSLRRKKKLPFFGKGLPLDFK, from the coding sequence ATGGCACTAGAACGCTTGGGCTCCACACTTTACGAAGCCCTAAAAAAAGTTTTCAAAGCATCCATCGTAGATGAGGCCACAGTTAAAGAACTTGTACGCGACATACAGAGGGCTCTGCTGCAAGCAGACGTCAACGTTAAACTTGTGCTTGACATTTCCAAGCGAATAGAAGAAAGAGCTCTAAAAGAAAAAGTTCCTCCGGGCATTTCACGCCGCGAGCATGTAATAAAAGTTGTTTATGAAGAATTAACTCGTTTTCTCGGAGAAAAGCCTGCGCCAATAACGGTGGAACCTGGAAAGCGCAACGTGATAATGCTTGTGGGGATTCAAGGGTCAGGAAAAACAACTGTAGCGGCTAAACTTGCAAGATACTATCAAAAGAGAGGATTAAAACCAGCGCTAATATGCGTTGACACGTACAGACCTGGAGCATACGCGCAATTGCAACAATTAGCAAACAGGATAAATGTGCCGCTATACGGCGACCCAAAAGCAAAGGACCCTGTTAAAATAGCACTTGACGGTTTAAAACAATTCAACGATAAGGAAATTGTGATAATTGACACTGCTGGGCGCCACAAAGAGGAACAGGAACTAATTAAAGAAATGAAAATGCTTGAAAAAAACATTAAGCCCGACGAGATTGTACTTGTGATTGATGGAACAATCGGGCAACAAGCAACAGTTCAAGCGAAAGCTTTCAATGAAGCCACGCCTATAGGCTCAATTATCGTGACAAAATTGGATGGTTCAGCGCGAGGTGGCGGTGCTCTTTCCGCGGTTGCAGCTACTGGGGCTCCTATAAAGTTCATCAGCACCGGCGAAAAAGTAGAAGACATAGAGGCGTTCATTCCTTCCCGTTTCGTTGGCAGGCTCCTAGGCATGGGCGACCTTGAAACTTTGTTGGAAAAAGTTCGCGAAGCAGAAATTAAGGTGCCAGAGAAAAAAGCCAAAGCCATCCTAAGCGGCAAATTCACGTTAACTGACATGTATGAACAGTTCGAAGCCATGAAGGGTATGGGAACTTTCCGTAAACTTTTGAAGATGGTTCCAGGCATGTCTTATGACATACCTGAGGATATGCTGAACACTGCAGAAGACCGCCTAGAAAAGTGGCGTGTAATGATTCAGTCCATGACGCCGGAAGAAAAGGATAACCCAAAAATTTTCAACGCTTCCAGAATAAAACGTGTTGCAAGGGGCTCTGGAACAAGTGAGAAGGAAGTGAAAGAACTTCTGAAACAATACGTGATGATGCGTAAAATGTTAAAGTCGCTTAGACGAAAGAAGAAGCTTCCGTTCTTCGGGAAAGGTTTACCGCTTGATTTTAAGTAA
- a CDS encoding Hsp20/alpha crystallin family protein — protein MSSRRRRSIFDLIDEYFDEWEELFERFGEQLAERPSWNQKTCAVEPLRDMIVTPTEVIVTVDLPYTEESTVQVKALDEKTLEISAKMKRKIRLEELGITHYKGEFQTFHCQTRIPVPVQMDKMAIRFKKGILEVCIPRKHEYAIPVE, from the coding sequence ATGTCTAGCAGAAGAAGGCGTTCAATCTTCGACTTGATTGATGAATACTTTGACGAATGGGAAGAATTGTTCGAAAGGTTTGGAGAACAATTAGCGGAAAGACCAAGCTGGAACCAGAAAACTTGCGCCGTGGAACCACTTCGTGACATGATAGTGACGCCGACAGAAGTGATAGTAACTGTTGATTTGCCCTACACAGAAGAGAGCACAGTGCAAGTTAAAGCGTTAGACGAAAAAACTCTTGAGATATCAGCGAAGATGAAACGAAAAATACGCCTCGAAGAACTGGGTATAACACACTACAAAGGCGAGTTCCAAACATTCCATTGCCAAACGCGTATTCCAGTACCTGTGCAGATGGATAAAATGGCAATACGTTTCAAAAAGGGAATATTAGAAGTGTGCATTCCCCGCAAACATGAATACGCAATCCCGGTGGAATAA
- a CDS encoding ribonuclease VapC, translating into MIDNVNRKVIVLDTSAFVAGFDPFSISEEQYTVPMVREEIFGSSMSWVRFKTAMESGKLKVKMPEENFLNKVKVSANVIGDAFFLSDADLQVLALALELKSQGCTPLVATDDYSIQNVANQMGIPFASLATFGIRFRLQWIRYCPACHKRYPANYKYGKCEICGTELKRKPLRKKSLDQG; encoded by the coding sequence TTGATTGACAACGTGAATAGAAAAGTTATAGTTTTGGACACATCGGCTTTCGTGGCTGGATTCGACCCATTTTCTATAAGCGAGGAACAATATACCGTGCCAATGGTTAGAGAAGAAATCTTCGGAAGCTCAATGTCTTGGGTCAGATTTAAAACAGCAATGGAAAGCGGAAAGTTAAAAGTGAAAATGCCAGAAGAGAACTTCCTCAATAAAGTTAAAGTGTCAGCAAATGTCATCGGCGATGCATTTTTCCTTTCAGATGCTGACCTTCAAGTTTTGGCATTGGCTCTAGAGCTTAAGTCGCAAGGATGCACTCCATTAGTTGCCACAGACGATTACTCCATACAAAACGTTGCAAATCAAATGGGCATACCTTTTGCTTCCCTAGCAACTTTTGGCATACGCTTCCGATTACAATGGATAAGGTATTGCCCCGCATGCCATAAAAGGTATCCGGCTAATTATAAATACGGAAAATGCGAAATATGCGGTACAGAGTTGAAAAGGAAACCATTAAGAAAAAAGAGCTTAGACCAAGGATAA
- a CDS encoding proteasome assembly chaperone family protein gives MNEEVKIVEKKEISPNATLVFGFPDVGLVGVIAASHLIEELKDFEEVAFMDSKLLPPIIVLHEGLPHSPIRIFGNNEALLAVSETAISADIIYPVMNALIEWGKSKNVKMMVSLSGIPIQDRQDVQELKVFAAASNPDTLKMVQDKGIEILKEGYMVGPQALMLQRCATMGLPAIALLAQCFLNYPDPEAAAEVLKGLANVTEVKVDVSKLLEKGEEIRLRARDVMRRTQQEMTKMKKTQEYDIPLYVS, from the coding sequence TTGAATGAAGAAGTTAAAATTGTAGAGAAAAAAGAGATTTCACCTAACGCTACACTGGTGTTTGGTTTTCCAGATGTTGGATTGGTCGGCGTCATCGCAGCATCGCATTTGATAGAAGAACTTAAAGATTTTGAAGAAGTTGCGTTTATGGATTCAAAGTTGCTACCGCCGATAATCGTCTTGCATGAGGGCTTGCCGCATTCTCCGATAAGAATTTTTGGAAACAATGAAGCCTTGTTAGCTGTTTCTGAAACTGCAATATCTGCAGACATTATTTATCCAGTGATGAATGCGTTGATTGAATGGGGAAAAAGCAAAAATGTTAAGATGATGGTTTCATTAAGCGGCATTCCAATACAAGACAGGCAAGACGTTCAAGAGTTGAAAGTTTTTGCTGCAGCGTCGAACCCAGACACGCTGAAAATGGTGCAAGATAAAGGCATAGAAATATTGAAGGAAGGGTACATGGTTGGTCCCCAAGCACTTATGCTTCAAAGATGCGCGACTATGGGTTTACCAGCAATAGCATTACTTGCGCAATGTTTCCTTAACTATCCAGACCCTGAAGCTGCAGCGGAAGTGTTAAAGGGATTAGCAAATGTCACCGAAGTAAAAGTGGATGTTTCAAAACTTCTGGAAAAAGGCGAAGAAATTCGTTTAAGAGCCAGAGACGTTATGAGACGAACACAGCAAGAGATGACTAAAATGAAGAAAACGCAAGAATACGACATTCCATTGTATGTTTCTTAA
- a CDS encoding NAD(+) kinase, which yields MFKSVGLVARFDKKPAIKLAEDLANYLREKGLEVFVEDTLANKASIKGKTIPLEKMKTDFIITVGGDGTILRTCVAIPKPEPPILTINMGIRGFLTEVEPKQAFAAIDKCLKKEFEIEKCMKLSIMADGTKFPDALNEVLIVADEPVKLLYTRILKDGQPILGSQADGLMVSTQTGSTGYSLSAGGPVLDPNVDAFVLTSICALSVFRSIVFPANSNLTIEVVRPRKILVIIDGQHRQIINSKLPRVTVTRSKYETSFIRFRENFYHRLRSRLLFKGV from the coding sequence TTGTTCAAAAGCGTCGGACTGGTTGCCCGTTTTGACAAAAAACCAGCCATAAAACTTGCTGAAGACTTGGCTAATTACTTGAGAGAAAAAGGATTAGAAGTATTTGTAGAGGACACACTAGCAAACAAGGCAAGCATAAAAGGAAAAACCATTCCACTTGAAAAAATGAAAACTGATTTCATAATAACAGTTGGCGGCGACGGCACCATCCTACGAACATGCGTCGCCATTCCAAAGCCAGAACCGCCAATACTCACAATAAACATGGGTATTCGGGGTTTCCTAACAGAAGTCGAACCAAAACAAGCCTTTGCCGCTATAGATAAATGCTTAAAGAAAGAATTCGAAATTGAAAAATGCATGAAACTTTCGATAATGGCGGATGGCACAAAGTTTCCCGACGCCTTAAATGAGGTATTAATTGTAGCCGACGAACCAGTAAAACTGCTTTACACACGCATTCTCAAAGATGGACAACCAATCTTAGGCTCCCAAGCAGATGGCTTAATGGTTTCCACACAAACCGGCTCAACAGGATATTCGCTTTCGGCAGGTGGCCCAGTGCTGGACCCAAATGTAGACGCATTTGTTTTAACTTCCATATGCGCCTTAAGCGTTTTCCGCTCGATTGTCTTTCCAGCAAATTCCAATTTAACTATTGAAGTCGTTAGACCAAGAAAGATTCTAGTAATAATTGATGGCCAGCATCGGCAAATTATAAATTCCAAACTTCCACGCGTTACGGTCACACGCTCAAAATATGAAACTTCTTTTATAAGGTTCAGAGAGAACTTTTACCATCGCCTCAGAAGCAGACTTCTCTTTAAAGGAGTTTGA